From Staphylococcus sp. IVB6214:
ATCAGTACCTCGTTAAATTGGTCGAAAAATTTATGTACGACTTTTGCTTTTTCACCAACCATCATAATTCCGATTCCGATAAAAATCGCAAATGTAATAATTTGCAGCATGTTACCGTCTGTCATTGCTTCAACTGGATTTTTCGGGAAGAAGTTAATAATCGTTTGGTCGAATGTTTGATTAAATGGTGAATCTTCTGCACTTTTTTGTGCTGTCAATTCTTTTTGATATGCTGTCACTTCATCACTCTTCAACAAATCTGAGTGTCCTGCACCTGGCTTAACAATTAATGCTAAACACATTGCTAGCATGATTGCCAAAGCTGTTGTCGATAGGAAGAATAACATCGTTTTAAGTCCGATACCCCCTAATAATTTGGGATCTCCAACACCAATAACACCAAGTACGATTGATACAAAAACAACAGGTACAACTAACATAAAGATAAGATTTAGAAATATTTGTCCGATGAGATTGAATCCATATTGATCAATAAGTGTTACAAACTTTGCGCCTTCATAAAAGTTGAAAACTGAACCAATTGTAATACCTAATACAAGTGCAATAATTATTTTAACTGTAAGTCCTTTAAACTTCATTGTTCATTCATCCCCTTCTTCTAACAAGATTATCTTGCATCATTGAACGCACATTATTGCTATTAAATGTATCGTTCAACAAATTGTCACTATTCATATACTTGCAATCATATGTATAAAAATAGCTTATAAATAATTATAGTCAGAAGATTAACAATATTGCAATGTAATTTTTATTGGCTTTCATCGGATTTTCATTGCATAATAATAAAATGCTATAATGAAAATCAAACATTTCTTTAAAATTTATTTGAGGTGTCCAGACATGCAATTGGATTATAAAATAACACAAGCTAAAAAAGGGGCATGGCTCAGTATTGTTACATATACATTATTAACGATTCTAAAAGTACTATATGGTTGGATCGCAAACAGTCGTGGTTTAACTGCAGATGGTATCAACAATGCGACTGATGTCGTAAGTTCTATTGCGATTCTTGTCGCCTTACAAATCTCCATGAAACCCGTTGATGAGAACCACCCATATGGACATTATCGATCTGAATTTATCGCATCTCTCATTGCTTCTTTTATTATGTTTGCTGTTAGTATTCAGGTTATAATTACAGGCATTCAACATTTCTATAAAGGTCAATTCCACCAGCCGAGTCAATCTGCAGTCATCGTTGGTATTTTATCGAGTCTTATAATGTTTGCTGTTTTTCTGTATAATCATAACTTAGCTAAAAAAGTAAAAAGTAGTGCGTTAAAAGCTGCAAGTTATGATAATTTATCCGATGCACTTGTCTCGCTTGGTACAGTCATTGGAATCATTGGCGTTTATTTTGGCGCACCGATGCTAGATACATTAGCCGCAATTATTATTGGGTTGTTAATTATGAAAACAAGTATCGATATCTTTAAAGAAACTGCCATCACCTTAACAGATGGATATGACGAAGATGAGCTATCATATATTCATCAATGTATCGCACCGATTGAAGAAATACTGGAAATTAGAGATATTAAAGCCCGCAGTCACGGGATGATATCATTCATTGATGTGACGATTGCCGTCAATCCTAAACTTACCGTTGTTGAAAGTCATGAAATATCCGATTTAATTGAGTCAAAACTGAAAGAACATTTAGGAGAAGTTGAAACAATTGTCCATATCGAACCCTATGAACCATCTATCTAATCATTTAATTTTGTGCAAATGACTCATTTTTCAGGCAATAAAAATCACTTTAAAGGTTGTGCATACCAACCAATAAAGTGTTTTTTTTATATCAAATGATTACTCATAGCATAAAGAGCTGCCTGTGTTCGGTCTGTCACTTCTAGTTTGGATAAAATATGACTCACATGCGTTTTAATCGTTTTTTCAGATACGAATAACACATCTGCAATCTCTTTATTCGTTTTTCCTTTTGCCATCTCTTTCAAAACTTCTGTTTCACGTTTTGATAATTTATTTTGAATGTGCGGTTTATTGTTTACAACTTCCATCACTTGTTGTGCTTCTTTATGAATAACTGTGTCCCCTTCTAAAACACGCTGAATAGATGCCATTAGCTGTTCTGGTTCCACATCTTTCATCTCATAGCCGTCTGCACCAACTTGCATCGCCGAAATCACATGTTCTTCATCAACATAACTTGTTAAAACTAGTATTTTAATTTTTGGATACTGTTGTTTTAATTGTTGAATCAATGTTATTCCATTCATTTCAGGCATTACAAGATCTACAAGCACTAATTCAGGCTGACAAATATTATCGTGAAGCGCATCTAACAATTCTTGGCCAGCACTAAAACTACCAACCATCTCAATGGTATCTCGTGTTGAGAGTAAAAATTCCAAACCTTGTCTTACAATATAGTGATCATCCACGATTGCAACTTTGGCCATTTTACATCCCCTCCCAACTATGATGATTATAAGGCACTTGAACAAACAAAGTCGTTCCGTTTTCAGTTGATAATGTAAGCTGCCCTTTTAATATTTTAACTCGTTGCTTTATATTTAATATACCGTGATGGGCACGTTCATCCACTGTATTCGGATCAAAGCCAACACCATCGTCTGTTATCGTGATCTCAAGCTTTTCATCGTCTTGATAGAACTTTACGTATATCTCATCTGTTCCAGCATGTTTTTTCGTATTATTCATTGCTTCTTGAATAATACGATATACATTTGTTTCAATCTTATTCTCCAAGTCAATCAGCCCTGACACAGAGACATGAATGTCGATACCAATCAAGTCAGCATATTGTTTCAAAGCATGGACCAATCCCTTTTCCAATCCAACTGGCTTCAATTGCCAGATGAGCGCTCGCATCTCATTCACGGCATTTTGACTTGTCATTTCAATTTGTGAGAAAGCCCTTTTTGACACATCATCTTGCGCCATTTGACCTGCAGCATGTGCAGTTAATTTTAATGAAAATAGCATTTGATTGACCGAATCATGCAAATCACGTGCGAGACGATTTCGTTCATTGATGCGTGCCGCTTCTTTCTCTTGATCCGTCAAATCGATTCGTTTAATAGCAGAACCAATTTGAAAAGCCACAGATTCCAACAACTCCAAATCTTCATCACTGTAATGATCTGTATGAGGCGTAGCAACATTTAAAAGCCCAAATTGTTCTGTACCTGATTTTAATGGAACTGTCGCATGATGCGTAATATCTTCAGTTTCTGTCGCAAATTCACGACTTGCAAGATTAATACGAGAGCAATTGATGATATTCGAGGCCTTCGTAAGTTTCTTATTATGATAAGATTGGACACACCAACAGGTACCTTCTACCATGTACTTACAATGGTGATTCGTCAAAGCTTTCGGCAAAGAACGATGTGACGCTAAGGTATGTGCGCCCGTTTCATCAATAAAGAAAATCCAGCCTGTCGTAAAATCACTGCCTTCAATTAAATAATCCAACGCACCGTCCATCATCGACTGCAACTCTGTCTCTTCGTTCAAAAACTCTGCAATCTCTTTTAATAGCGCCAATCGTGTCGGTTTCTCCATCGTCTCATCTCCTCTATTCCACTCATTTGTATTATACATGTTCTATTTTATTGTGAAAAACATATCGCCCAGTCACAAGTGATTCAAATTTATGTTATGATAGAAAGGCTTAAGGAGGCTACTATGAAGATAAACATCCCTCAACAATTTGACAACATGACATTGAGAGCCATGTTTCAATCATTGAAATTACCAAAAAAAGAACTACATCAATTGAATATGTCAAAAGAAATTTTGATTAATGACGAATCTGCGACGTTAAACACAACCGTCCATACTGGTGACAATGTCGTACTACCGGAAACACATGCGGAGAGTCAATATTTACCAAGCTATCGCTATGCAAATATTGTTTATGAAGATGATTACCTTGCGATTGTCTTAAAACCTAAAGGAGTCAAGACACATCCAAATGACTTGAAAGAAAGTAATACATTGATGAATCACGTCATCTATACATTGAATTGTCCATACGTTGAACCAATCCATAGACTCGACCAAGAAACTGTTGGATTATTAATCGTAGCGAAAAAACCACTCGTTAAAAAGATTTTGGACCGCATGTTAGAAGACAATGACATTCATCGTATCTACCGTGCACAAGTGAAGAGTCTCTTACCAATCAAACCACAAACAATCGATATGCCCATCGGTAAAGATAAGTTTCATCCGAACAAACGCCGTGTTTCACCAACTGGACAACGCGCAGTGACACATATTATCGAATCTGAAATGGTAAAAGAAGGCGTCTGTCAACTGTATGTTAAGTTAGATACAGGACGTACGCACCAAATTCGTGTACACCTTGCAGAAATAGGACATCCAGTTCTTGGGGATCCACTATATAGTGATGCAACATTACGTCAGTTGAAATTGGAAAGCTATAAAATCGAATTTGTACATCCATTTACACAAGAAACTGTTTCAGTGTCTTTAGATGATGTAGAATAAACCGAAATGTTAAAAAGCGTGCACTCCTGATTTAGGAGCGTACGCTTTTTTGCTGTATAACAGACAGTTCAGTAGAAATATAGACATGACTACCGTACAACTTAGTTTATTTAGCTTTTCTTTTAATACATGTAGATACTTTATTTTTCATTCGAGTATTCAATAAATTTTTGTAATGTATAAATGAACAATTCATTTTCTTTTTGGAGATTTTTATGAGATGTTTTCATATTTTTGTATAGATTACTTTTTTTAACAGTGTTTTTCCAATTATAATTATTTTTATCTTTCACTAAATTATCTAAGCTATCTTTTATCTCTACGTACGTTTTATCACTGTATTCAACTTGTAATAGTTTGTATAATGAAAACAATTCGTCATAATTAATTTCTCTATATGGTTTAATTAATTCATCCTCTGCCTTTTGTTGATTGTTTAATAAATTTTTCTCCCAATGATCAGCAAGTAGATACCTTGCGAATAATCTTATAATTCTAGGATCAAATTGTGATTTGCATTCAATTTTAACTGAAAAGCGAATTAATCTTTCTTCTCTTTCGATAGCTTCACAATATAAAATAATAATTTTCGTCATTATATCAAAATATGTTTTTGCGTTATCCTTATAATTGAAACGCAAAGTCGTTCTTAATATCTGTACATCTTCCGGAACAATGTCTTGCTTCTCTGCTAATTCAAATAAAGATTTGCGCCAGCCAGATTTTGCATCTAATGAATCTATTAATTGTCTATGATTATTAGTAGTCGTATAATGATATGCTAAAAGACCTGCAATTAACGTAGCTATTGCAACATAAAAACTTTCAGTCCCTTTTAAAATTGTTGAAAACATGTATAGTATACTATATGTTAATTATGATACTGAAATTAAGAATTGAAACAATCTAATAAAACTAAAACGCTCTAAAAATATTATAAATACTGTACCAATACAAAAAATCAAAAATATAATTTGTATCATATAACTAGAATTTTTATTTATGTCTATTATACTTGCTAAGATACCCATACCGGCACCTATAAAAATCCAATGTCTCAAATAGATTATATATAATTTAATTCTATCAAACCGCTTTTTTAAGTCAGTTATATCTTCAAATTTATTTCTTTCCATATACTCCCCATCCCTTACTACATATACTCTTATGTTATAAAGATATTGAATAACTATTTACTTTATTTTACTGTACAAATATTTTCTGCACTACAAAAGTTTGCAATAATACCCAAAAAATCACAGCCTTTATAGTTTTCCTATAAAGACTGCGATCCTTAACTTTTACCGCTTCCTACGTATTCGGTTTTTTCAACGTTTCAATTTATTTCGAAAACGATTCACCCAACCTGTTGCTGCTCTGACAGGTTGGCCCGTCTCAACAATATTATCTTTTTTGCGTTTGATACTGTAATTCATTGCTTCTTCCATTAAATATTCTTGGGCATTTAATGGCTCAAGGTCATTATCTACATAGTGATATACACCATAACGGTCTTGGTAACGTCCTTTTTGGTTATCTGATAACTGTAAGTTCATGTAGTTCACGAGACGTTCTGCAACTTCTTTATCCAGTACTGGGAATAAAATTTCTACACGCTTAATCATGTTACGAGTCATCATATCTGCGGAAGACAAGTAAATACGTGCATCTCCATTGTTATGGAAATAGTAAATACGTGAATGTTCGAGTAAACGGCCGACAATACTAACAACTTCGATATTCTCACTCACACCCGGAATGCCAGGTTTCAAACAACAAATCCCTCTAATAATCAGTTGTACTTTAACACCTGCTTGTGATGCTTCAAATAACTTCGTGATAAGCGTTTTGTCAGTTAATGAGTTCATCTTCATCATCATTTTACCGTTACCATACTTTTTATGACTCTCAATTTCTTCGTCAATACGTTCAATGAATGAATCACGGATTTCGTAAGGTGCAACAATCAGTTCTTGATAATCTGGTTTTACAGAGTAACCACTCAAATAGTTGAAGAAATTCATCGCATCTTCTGCTATTTTTTTATTTGTTGTAATGATACCCATATCTGTATATAGTTTTGCGGTTTTGTCATTGTAGTTCCCTGTACCAAGATGTACAAATGGTACTAGCTCTCCATTGATACGCTTCACAACTAATGTGATTTTACTGTGCGTTTTCAAGTGAGTCATACCATACATGACATGACACCCTGCTTCTTCTAACATACGTGCCCAATGCACGTTGTTTTCTTCGTCAAAACGTGCCTTCAATTCAACGAGTACCGTTACTTGTTTGCCGTTTTCCGCCGCATTTTTCAATGCATCGATAATTGGTGAATCACTACTTACGCGATACAATGTTTGCTTAATTGCCATCGTATTAGGATCTTCAGAAGCTTCACGAATAAAGTCGACAATCGGATCAAACGACTCATATGGATGATGGAAGAAAATATCTCGTTTAAGTGCTAAGTCATAGACATTATGCCCCCCTAATGATTGTGGTACTTGTGGGACATAACGTGAATATTTCAAGTCTTTGAGTTTGTTCGATAAATGTCCGACAAGTTCGAACACCATTGTTAAATCAAGAGGGCCATCAGTGTAGTATACATCTTCAGGTGATAATTCCAACGTATCGATTAACCAGTCCATTTCTAGATCTTGTTGTCCACGATTATCTATTTCTAAACGAACTGCTGCTCCACTTTTTCTTTCTTTCAAAAAGCGCTCAATTTCAATCAATAAGTCTTCCGCATCATCTTCATGAATCATTAAGTCCGCATTACGTGTAATTCTAAATGTGTACGTATTAAGAATCTCATATCCTCTGAACAAATATCCCATGAAGAACGTAATGATATCTTCAATTAATATGATATATTGTTTGTTACCTTCATTAATTGTTGTGAAGCGATCTAACAGTGTAGGGATTTGTACAATTGCGGAGTTCACTTCATCCCCCGTATCAACATCAACAAATATATTCAGTGTTTTATTGTTTAACTTTGGAAAAGGTCGATAAGCGTCAATACCAAGTGGCGTCAATGTTGGTAAGATTTCATTCAAAAAGATAGTTTCTAGACGTTCAATTAATGGCTCATCTAAATCATCTGGCTTTGTAAGATAAACATCATATTCTTTCAACTCTTCAATCAGTTCATTAAATCGATGATATTGAAATGCAACATTTTTTCGATTTTTGCGCTCGATTGCTTGAAGCTGTTCAGAAGGAGTCAACTGCGATTTGTTTTCAGGTTTATCGTATCCCATTTTCACTTGGTCTTTAAGACCTGCGACACGCACCATAAAAAATTCATCTAAGTTAGAACTGCCGATTGCAATAAAGTTGAGTCTCTCTAACAAAGGATTTGTTTTATCACATGCTTCTTGTAGGACACGATAGTTGAAATCGAGCCAACTTACTTCTCTATTGTTATAAAAACTAGGATCGTTAATATCAATTTTCAAATTATTGTTTGTCACTTTGTCATTCCACCTCATTTTATGTGCCTGCTACTCTATTGTGATACAAATTAAGACCTCCGTTGACAACGAAACAGTGTATTATCGTTTCAATATTTCTACCGCATTCTCCGTTTTTTAACTTTTCAGTTATTTGGGAATATAGGCTAAAGTGGGGAGCGGGACAGAAATCTTTTTTGCTATAAAAGCATTCATCCTCCCACCCCGGCAAGGTTAACTAGAAATTTAAAAGTAGATGATTGATATGTGACTAGGTTTACTTAATAAACTTGTTAAATACTTAATCATCCTTGTCCGCATTTCCACTTCAGACACCTAATGCCTTTATACTTATCTCTTGATCTTAAAAGAGCGCATCTAAGCATTATGTCTCAGCGCCACACTTCTACCTAAAATCATTCTAAATACTGTATAATACAATCTTCATCTTTTCTGTTTCAACATCAATCTTTATTTTTTCGGCAGTCTCTACATCATCACGATTATCTTCGTATGCAAAAACTATTTTTTTATAAATTGAATGTTCAACTTATTCTTTAAAACTTTTTCAATATGTTTTTTCTGTCGATTAGACTGGTATTCTTCCGCAATCGGCTCACCTTGATAATATACATCTAACTGATAAGGTTCTGAGTCTGTAATGAGTTTAACTTGATTGACGGTATTGGTGTTTGAAATATTTAACGCATTAACAAACTTGATCATACCACCTAATGCTTGAATTTCATTGATTTCATCTTCTGTAAACCAATTCGTTTCACCACTGTATATTTTCAATAATGATTTATTTTTGAAGCTTGTCAACAGGGCTAGACGCACACGTTCTTTATGCGATAAACCGTTAATACTCGAGTTCGCAATAATGTAATACGTATGTTGCGAGCTTGAATCAGAGTCAATAAACTTACCCAAATAGTAAAGATAAGCAGCTTGTAGAAAACGCTGTTTTACCACTTCATCAACCTTCAGCTTGCCTTGCGCTGTTAGTTGTTTTAATAATGCTTCCGCAAGATTTTGTCGCTGTGTTGCACCGGTTGGTTCAATTCTATATTCATTCGCCAAATGACGTAATGCATCGTTTTGAACATTGTTACTTTTGAACTCGCCTTTATGTGCTTTCGAGATTTGATGCATAATAAACCCTTCTCGAATCCCTTTACGAGAGAAAGTAAAGGATTCGGCTTGTATCATGTCATAAAGTACATTGAACACCACAACGGCTGGAACGATAATGTCCATCCGATCTCTACTCAATCCATCTAGGTTGACAAGCTCATCTCGTGAGTATGATTTTAATCTCTCATACACTTGAGAAAGGTCATCTTGTGCCATCGTATATCCATGAACACCAGCGATAGGATAATGTTGAAGTGCTTGATGGATACGCGCACAGTTACGTGCGGATCCCCCAATGCCTATCAACGTCACCTTTTTATCAATAATCCAATCAGCTTTACTGAATGACTTTTTAAGAAACTTCTCCATTTTTTTTAGGGCTTCTTTATCATTGTGCGCTTTGCCATCGAAAAACATACGTGTCAATGTTACGACACCGAATGGAAAGCTGATGGCTTCCTTGATTTTTTTATTTTTAAAGTATGTTAGTTCCGTTGAACCGCCACCGATATCTACCGTAATGCCGTCTTGAATATCTGTCGTATGAGTGACAGCATATGAGCCATAAAAAGCTTCATCCTCTTCTGGAATTAGAATGACATCTAACCCTACTTCCTTTTTGACAGATTTTAATATGTCATCACGGTTCGTTGACTGACGAATCGCTGCAGTCGCAATAGGATACAACGTCTTAACGTGAAATGCTTCTGCTACCTTCTTAAAACTTTGCAGTGCCGTCATCAATACTTTGATGCCGTCTTCGTGCATATATCCTGCATCGTCTAAGTATTGACTTAGACGAGCAGGTGTTTTTATATTTTGAATCTCATTCAGTCCCGTCTCATGATCAAATTCAAATATAACAAGACGAATGGTGTTTGATCCGATATCTATTAAACCATTGCGCTCCATACGTATGGGTTGCCTCCTCAATTATTTAGGGTGAACCATGTCAGCAGGACGAATCCATTGTTCGAATTGTTCTTCAGTAAGATGACCTGATTGAATTGCTGCTTCTTTTAACGTTAATCCTTCTCTATGTGCTTTTTTCGCAATTGATGCTGCATTTTCATATCCGATGTGTGGGTTCAACGCAGTGACTAACATTAATGATTGATTTAAGTAGTTATCAATATGTGATTCAATTGGTTCGATACCCACTGCACAGTTTTCGTTAAATGTATTCATACCATCTGCTAATAAGTAAATAGATTGTAACGTATTATGCATGATAACTGGTTTAAATACATTCAATTCAAAGTTACCTTGTGAACTTGAAATACCGACTACTGTGTCATTACCCATTACTTGAACAGCAACCATTGTAAGCATCTCACATTGCGTTGGGTTTACTTTACCCGGCATGATAGATGAACCCGGCTCATTTTCAGGAATTGAAATTTCAGCCAAACCAGCACGTGGACCAGATGCCAACCATCTTACGTCATTTGCAATCTTCATTAAATCACCGGCAAGGGCTTTTAACGTACCGTGCAATTGCACAACTTCATCATGCGCTGTTAAAGCATGGAATTTGTTTGGTGAAGAAACGAATGGATAACCTGTGTTATTTGAAATATTTGCAGCAACTTTATCGCCAAATTCTGGATGTGCGTTAATACCTGTTCCAACAGCTGTACCACCAATTGCTAGATTCAAGATGTGTTTTTTAGATTCTGTTAGAAGTTGTTCACATACATCTAACATATAGCGCCAACCACTGATTTCTTGACCAAGTGTAATCGGTGTCGCATCTTGTAAGTGTGTACGGCCAATTTTGATAATATCTTGATATGCTTCTTCTTTTTTATGGAACGTATCACGTAAGCCTTTTAAAGCTGGTACTAACTTTTGTTCAATTTCATGGTATAGTGCAACGTGCATTGCTGTTGGGAACGTATCATTTGAACTTTGCGACTTATTCACATCGTCGTTTGGATGAATCTTTTCTTCACTCCCCTTTTCAGATAGATATTCATTCGCAACATAACTTACAACTTCATTGACGTTCATGTTACTTTGCGTACCACTACCTGTTTGCCAAACTACAAGTGGAAAATGTTCATCTAACTCTCCAGCTAAGATGCGGTCACAAGCATATACAATGGCTTCTTTTTTCGCATCACTTAACTTCCCTAATTCATTGTTTGCAATGGCAGCTGCACGTTTTAATTGAGCGAAACCATACACAACTTCGATTGGCATCTTTTCTTTACCGACTGGGAAGTTTTGCTTACTACGTTGAGTTTGTGCACCCCAATATTTATCGCCTGGTACTTCAATTTCTCCAAATGTATCATGTTCAATTCTTACTGACATTTCATTCGACCCCTTTACAATTAATGTTAATACCTTCAGTTAAATTATAGCATTAAAGGAAATATTCATTCAATGAGATCTCACGTTAAACGATTAAAAAATAATGCGCTTACATTTACTTGTTGATCATCATATTAAGTATATAAATCAACGGTACAAGTGGTTATAAAAAAACACCTTGAATATGACGAATCATTTCAAGGTATCACTAATGCTTATTCATATTCTGTTTGGTAGCGTTGCTTTACAGCCTGAATAACCGCAATTGCTGCTAAAATATATAAAATCATTCCGATAACAACAGACAGCGGACTTGTCTGAATGAGAATCGCCCAGATACCATTCAAACTTGCGTAAAATTGATCTAAGTATATGTATAATCCAATAGTAATGGCAATACAGCACAGCACACTGATAACAATCCCTTTTTGATTACTATGAATAAATGTATCAGCTGTGACTGTATGATCCACGAGTCCCTTAGACAAATTCAATTGTAATTGCACAACCTTAAATAATACTGGTAAATAGAGGGTACCGAGTGCTAATGGAAAACCTTTGATAGATAGTAAATTGACTAGTGTTGAAACAATCAACAGTGGAACCCAGAATCGATATATTTTCATATTTGTCACCTAATTAGTATTTGTAAATTCTTCATTATTTTATCATATCTCTTATACATTGACAGTGACAATTTTACAACCATTTCATGACGATGACATGTCTCGTGGTGTGTATCATAAAATCATCGTATCTCTTATCAAATGCTAAAAGTAAGAGTAGGACATTAAGCAATTGATTGCTTATTGCCCTACTCTTACAAACATCTTATTTATCTGTTTCACGATCACTGCGAACGGCTTCTTCATGTGATTGTTCAAATTTTTGTTCATCATTTTCTTCAGAGATTTGTTCCATCTCTTTACCTAATTCAACCACTTCTTCAAAGCTGTCGACCATGCCATGTTCATTTTCTTGTTTATTCATGACATTCCCTCCTTATTATTAAGCATAACGTGCTGTGAAATAAGCTCTAACATCTTCAGGAAGCCCTTGTGCAGCTGCTTCATCCAATACAACATTCACCATGCGATGTGTTTTCAAACTTGATGGAATGAATGTCGTGCTACCATTCTCTTCATATAACTTACGTGCTACTTCTGCTTTTTCAGCACCTGTTAATACAAGCACAACTTCACGGGCAGTCAAGACACCATCATTCATTGGAATACCGATGTTACCATCACAATCGATTGTCACAACTTGTAACGTTAATTTACCTTTGTTTTCTTTTGTTTTTGCATGATGTTTAATGAAAGATTCAACCTTCTCATCTTCTGGAATTTCGTGGATTTGCTTTTCTGGTACGCCTAATGTTTTGTAGTAATTTGTTTGTTTATCATAATCTAAAATATGAATTTGACTGAAATCAACAGGGTTTTTCTCAACATTTTCTTGTAATGCTGCATTTACAGGTACACTGTCATTTTTCAAATGAATTCCTGCAATTGTTGTTGGATTATTATTGAATTGCTTTCTTAAAATATCCGCTACAAACGTTGCAGCCGTTCCTTGATCTTTGAAAATTTTAAAATTCATTGCCATCTTGATCCACTCCTCATTTATGGTTACTTGTCATCTATATTATTCATTACATACCCTGATTTAATTGTCATTAAAACATCAATATTGTCATTCAAAATAACAATATCCGCATCTTTACCTTCTGTCAAACTCCCTTTGTGTGACAAGACATTTAATGCCTTAGCTTGATTATAACTTGTTACACGCCATAAATCTTCTAAAGATGCACCTGTAAATTTCATTAAATTACGTAAACCATCATTCATTTTTAAAATACTACCTGCCAAAGCACCACTTGCTAAGCGTGCTTCCTTACCTTTGACAATCACATCTTGTCCACCAAGATCATAAGTGCCATCTTGCAAGCCTTTTGCACGCATCGCATCAGTGATGAGATAAAATGCATGATTGCCTTTCATACGATATGCAACATCAACGGCTGCTGGATGTGCATGGATACCGTCGACAATCAATTCTGTATGTAAAAATGGATTCGTCCATGCTGCTCCGAACACGCCTGGCTCTCGATGTGCAAAAGGTGTTGCTGCATTATATAGATG
This genomic window contains:
- a CDS encoding cation diffusion facilitator family transporter, producing MQLDYKITQAKKGAWLSIVTYTLLTILKVLYGWIANSRGLTADGINNATDVVSSIAILVALQISMKPVDENHPYGHYRSEFIASLIASFIMFAVSIQVIITGIQHFYKGQFHQPSQSAVIVGILSSLIMFAVFLYNHNLAKKVKSSALKAASYDNLSDALVSLGTVIGIIGVYFGAPMLDTLAAIIIGLLIMKTSIDIFKETAITLTDGYDEDELSYIHQCIAPIEEILEIRDIKARSHGMISFIDVTIAVNPKLTVVESHEISDLIESKLKEHLGEVETIVHIEPYEPSI
- a CDS encoding response regulator transcription factor, with protein sequence MAKVAIVDDHYIVRQGLEFLLSTRDTIEMVGSFSAGQELLDALHDNICQPELVLVDLVMPEMNGITLIQQLKQQYPKIKILVLTSYVDEEHVISAMQVGADGYEMKDVEPEQLMASIQRVLEGDTVIHKEAQQVMEVVNNKPHIQNKLSKRETEVLKEMAKGKTNKEIADVLFVSEKTIKTHVSHILSKLEVTDRTQAALYAMSNHLI
- a CDS encoding GAF domain-containing sensor histidine kinase, with protein sequence MEKPTRLALLKEIAEFLNEETELQSMMDGALDYLIEGSDFTTGWIFFIDETGAHTLASHRSLPKALTNHHCKYMVEGTCWCVQSYHNKKLTKASNIINCSRINLASREFATETEDITHHATVPLKSGTEQFGLLNVATPHTDHYSDEDLELLESVAFQIGSAIKRIDLTDQEKEAARINERNRLARDLHDSVNQMLFSLKLTAHAAGQMAQDDVSKRAFSQIEMTSQNAVNEMRALIWQLKPVGLEKGLVHALKQYADLIGIDIHVSVSGLIDLENKIETNVYRIIQEAMNNTKKHAGTDEIYVKFYQDDEKLEITITDDGVGFDPNTVDERAHHGILNIKQRVKILKGQLTLSTENGTTLFVQVPYNHHSWEGM
- a CDS encoding RluA family pseudouridine synthase; translated protein: MKINIPQQFDNMTLRAMFQSLKLPKKELHQLNMSKEILINDESATLNTTVHTGDNVVLPETHAESQYLPSYRYANIVYEDDYLAIVLKPKGVKTHPNDLKESNTLMNHVIYTLNCPYVEPIHRLDQETVGLLIVAKKPLVKKILDRMLEDNDIHRIYRAQVKSLLPIKPQTIDMPIGKDKFHPNKRRVSPTGQRAVTHIIESEMVKEGVCQLYVKLDTGRTHQIRVHLAEIGHPVLGDPLYSDATLRQLKLESYKIEFVHPFTQETVSVSLDDVE
- a CDS encoding RNA degradosome polyphosphate kinase, encoding MTNNNLKIDINDPSFYNNREVSWLDFNYRVLQEACDKTNPLLERLNFIAIGSSNLDEFFMVRVAGLKDQVKMGYDKPENKSQLTPSEQLQAIERKNRKNVAFQYHRFNELIEELKEYDVYLTKPDDLDEPLIERLETIFLNEILPTLTPLGIDAYRPFPKLNNKTLNIFVDVDTGDEVNSAIVQIPTLLDRFTTINEGNKQYIILIEDIITFFMGYLFRGYEILNTYTFRITRNADLMIHEDDAEDLLIEIERFLKERKSGAAVRLEIDNRGQQDLEMDWLIDTLELSPEDVYYTDGPLDLTMVFELVGHLSNKLKDLKYSRYVPQVPQSLGGHNVYDLALKRDIFFHHPYESFDPIVDFIREASEDPNTMAIKQTLYRVSSDSPIIDALKNAAENGKQVTVLVELKARFDEENNVHWARMLEEAGCHVMYGMTHLKTHSKITLVVKRINGELVPFVHLGTGNYNDKTAKLYTDMGIITTNKKIAEDAMNFFNYLSGYSVKPDYQELIVAPYEIRDSFIERIDEEIESHKKYGNGKMMMKMNSLTDKTLITKLFEASQAGVKVQLIIRGICCLKPGIPGVSENIEVVSIVGRLLEHSRIYYFHNNGDARIYLSSADMMTRNMIKRVEILFPVLDKEVAERLVNYMNLQLSDNQKGRYQDRYGVYHYVDNDLEPLNAQEYLMEEAMNYSIKRKKDNIVETGQPVRAATGWVNRFRNKLKR